A single Williamwhitmania sp. DNA region contains:
- a CDS encoding NADH-quinone oxidoreductase subunit A produces the protein MGLLSVVLLLVTGVCFAGIAIFIGNTFSQKKYSSEKFEAYECGIQTHGDTWIQFNVGYYLFSLVFLIFDVEVVFMYPWAVVCKEVGWSAFVEVFLFIIFLFMGLLYAFKKKALVWN, from the coding sequence ATGGGCTTATTGTCAGTAGTACTTTTACTTGTTACGGGAGTATGTTTTGCCGGAATAGCCATATTCATTGGAAACACCTTCTCCCAAAAAAAATACAGTTCAGAAAAGTTTGAAGCCTACGAGTGTGGCATTCAGACACATGGAGACACCTGGATTCAGTTTAACGTCGGTTACTACCTTTTTTCTCTCGTCTTCCTAATCTTTGATGTGGAAGTTGTGTTTATGTACCCATGGGCAGTTGTATGCAAGGAGGTAGGATGGTCAGCCTTTGTTGAGGTCTTCCTTTTCATCATATTCCTATTCATGGGGCTGCTCTACGCATTTAAAAAGAAGGCTTTGGTATGGAACTAA